AAATAATTTCGGCGTCGCTTCTTAATCTTTCCAATTCTTCGTATGAATTGTCCGGATGGGAAATTTTTACCAATTCTACTTTGTCAAACTGGTGAACACGTAAAAAACCCTTAGTGTCTTTGCCGTAAGCCCCCGCTTCTCTACGAAAACACGCCGAATACGCGCACATTTTTACCGGCAGGTTATTTTCGTCAATATATTCGTCTCGATATAAATTTGTAATCGGCACTTCGGCTGTCGGAATGGCATACAAATCATCTTCGCCGACGTAGTACATCTGTTCTTTGGATTTAGGCAGCTGCCCCGTCCCAAAAGCGCTTTTAGCGTTCACTAAATATGGCGGCTGAACTTCAGTATAACCGTTTTTACGATGGGTATCCAGAAAAAAATTGATAAGCGCTCGATTTAATTTCGCTCCGTTTCCACGCAAAACAGGAAATCCAGATCCGGAAATTTTCGCTCCTCGCGCAAAATCAAAAATTTTTAGATTTTCGGCAATTGTCAAATGATCTTTCGGTTCAAAATTAAACGCTGGTTTTTCGCCCCATTCTTTACAGACAACATTATCTTTTTCGCTTTCGCCGTGCGGCACGCTCTCATGCGAAATATTAGGGACTTTCGCCATTATTTCATCGCGTTCTTTTATAACCGCGTCAACTTTATCGTCAAGTTCCTTAATTTTCGCAGAAACATTTTGCATTTGTGAAATAATTTGGGATGCGTCTTCGTTTTTTTTCTTTTTAGCCGCAATTTCAATCGACGCGTCGTTACGCTTATGTTTAAGTTCTTCGACTTCAGCAAGGATTTTCTTTCTTTCGACATCCAATTCAACAATTTTGTCAATATCTGCGTTATCTTTTTTAATTTTACAAATATCTTTTACTTTTTGAATGTTTTCACAAATAAATTTTATATCAAGCATTTATCTCTTATCCTTAATTACAAAGCCAAATTTTCGATATTTATTTTAATTTGCTCGCAAATTTCCAAACTTTTTTTCTTAATTTTCTCCGGCAAATCGGAAATATTAGGAAAAAGCGATAAATAATATTCTATTCCATCAAGCATATTTTTACGAAATTCCAATAAATAATTTTTTTGTTTTTCATCAGAAAGTTGTAATTTTTTTACACTTGTAAGCAAGAAATCCGCATACATTTTCAGTTCACGAACAAAAAAATGAAGCCTCTCTACTCCTGCAAGCAAATCAATTCGTCCGTAAATATGATCTGTCATTTCTTTGAGTGAATATGTTTTATCAAATGAGACGAGCGCGGGACCCGGGCAAATAGATACTCCTCTTCCTTCTATTTTCGTGTCTAAATTATTGTTTATCAGAACCGCCGTTC
Above is a genomic segment from Chitinispirillales bacterium containing:
- the serS gene encoding serine--tRNA ligase translates to MLDIKFICENIQKVKDICKIKKDNADIDKIVELDVERKKILAEVEELKHKRNDASIEIAAKKKKNEDASQIISQMQNVSAKIKELDDKVDAVIKERDEIMAKVPNISHESVPHGESEKDNVVCKEWGEKPAFNFEPKDHLTIAENLKIFDFARGAKISGSGFPVLRGNGAKLNRALINFFLDTHRKNGYTEVQPPYLVNAKSAFGTGQLPKSKEQMYYVGEDDLYAIPTAEVPITNLYRDEYIDENNLPVKMCAYSACFRREAGAYGKDTKGFLRVHQFDKVELVKISHPDNSYEELERLRSDAEIILQKLKLPYRVLTLCDADLSFAAAKCYDLEVWAGGEKKWLEVSSVSNFEAFQATRINIRFRRGGSKPEFVHTLNGSGVATARILVAILENYQTEKGGVIVPEVLRPYMDGLVEIANC